GTAGATTCTATTTTAGAATGTGAGCCGCCAatagaaagaagaagaagaaagaagtgTGTCGCCCATAGACATCATATAGATCatgggtgggcaactattttggtaaaggggccacatcaggctttaagtagtgcatggggggccacattgtattccttttgagatacaatgttctgcattgatttggtttttgtaacttttaagcccagaaatagttgtgtactcaattttctgaagtgtatctgtgactaatgggactttTCTGcgattgcctaaagtattgtattgctctacaaagatagattattttctatcaggcattaaaaaacggAGTAAAGGCTGagctgttaatttattattcaatttaaatttaaatttatagaacttttaatgtttgtcgcaaagcgggcgagtttacttatttttttctaaaacattacccgtttacatgctaaaaggttcatgatgcgggtctcctcgatggtttgactttcagcacacaactgaataacaccggctgcatgactatgataaatgattactgcaagagatagattaacatacaggtacaaagggacttcaacatttctaaattgcacaaataatatatacatatacatattcgtctctggcttgcttttgctcgcatgtcaacgATGCCGAgatctacatttatatttaatttaatcactgaaaaGGTTTACCTGAAAAGTAGCCCcacacatcacaagcagcctcaagaatggacacagagtagcagtataacacttttccttgagcagaatattgcactacagatcgctaaatttgttcaaaggggaaagcgagagacaGAAAAGTGCACTCGCGTGCAtgtttgccagattgcacaaaataagtataacattagacagaatatttccaatttgggcaagtataaatctcaaactgggggtgtggagcctcttatctggcaaccctgaacaTGTTAAACGTTTGTGGAGATGTGtcaggtcccaatgcaagttaacggAAATATCCaattgagaaagaaaaaaaatgcttttacattAAATGAGCcgtgggccacattaaaccatgtggagggcctgatctggcCCGCGGGCCGTATATTGCCCATGTCTGATATAGATAGACGCCCTATCGACCGCTACTGCccatagatattatatagagactaGATGCCCTATTGGCCGCTTCGCACTGAGAAATACGGCCGCCATCTTAAACCGGTCGTACTCCTAGTTTCGTTGCGCGGCAGCAGTTAAGATGCCAGAGCACTGAAACTCCGCGTGAAAATCAGTTCGGTATTCAGTGAGGAATGATTAATTAAATGCGCTGACAGTTCATTGCACCTGCCACAGATTACACTGAGTGGAGCGGGTGACCGGTCTAACATGGCGGCGCCGCGGCTTGTCCGCGACAGTAGGCAGAAACGGTCGATAGGGCGTCTATCTATATGATGTCTATGCTACTGCCTACTGGCGCGGACGAGCCGCGGCGCCGCCATCTTAGACCGGTCACGCAGAGTTTTTTTGCTGCAAAGGTCATTCATGTAGCTATGATACAGGACACATGGTTCggcgtattttaatattcatagtaggcttaacagtaatataatattctgatataagatataaagtgaccagacgtccaaaatcaaaatatgtgatgtaggatataaggtatttaataaatcacacactataaatatgataaagaatCAGAAACCGATAGGTGCagtaaagtaagatattttaataaGTTGAAGAAACTATTTATAGCTAACAACAAAATACTACGTTACTAGCTAAGCTACAAGTTGTGACTGCCCAACACTGATAATACAGTCTATGACACTTGTGTAAAATTCACTGGCAACTGTTATTATaccaataataattgttttattgacTACATAGAATTATTGTGTCAATTGTAATCTAAAGCCCTATTCGGATTCGGGATTAACTTTATGGTAACGTTAGATGgagtaataatgtaattttaccaCAGGACGTCTGTAATATTAATGGCCaacctatatataaatataggttATCAATAAAACTAGCAGAAGTGGGAGGGGTAACTCGATTTGCACATCGCCGTCATGCGTGTATTAAGTTACATTGCTTCCTGATATCACGTGCGCAAACACAAATAACCTAAATACAACAGGGCCGTTGAATGCTTGTATCTGATAACCGAGAAGCTCTTGTAATTATTACTTTACCCCACCTCTCCATGCCGGGTGAACACCGGCTGGTGCAGTAAACATAgcctagctaacgttagctggctacgatttcagtacagtaatatcAAAGATCCTTGCTCCTTCTCAATTATCTGGTAATATTCTATTCACAAAATACAACCAATAGTACGGTAATGTTAAAACCtacttgtgaaaagtaatccCCCGGGCCCTATTTGCGATGGTCCGCCGATTAGAACAGGAAATGCTCCACAGTGCTCTGGCATCTTAACTGCTGCAGCGCAACAAAACTAGGAGTACGACCGGTTTAAGATGGCGGCCGTATTTCTCAGTGCGCAGCGGCCAATAGGGCATCtagtctctatataatatctatgaTGTCGCCCACTTGCTTTTATCTGTCCTGTTTCCGGATCTCTTTCACTTAGTGTGCTCAtattatttctttacattttggtGTATTCATGATCTTATATTGTCATTAATTATGTAATGTATTCATCTTTAGTCCCTACACAGAACAAACCGTTTTTAGACTATTATCTCGTTCAGTTTTGGTGAATTCAAACTCGAGTTTTTCTGGGCCCGGATAACTTCATGTATTTTTCAGcggtgaaaatgaaaattctctgtaTTTTGTTCGCTCTAATTGTGGATGGTAAgtcataggagtggtggtggcgtagtggctaaagcacagggctgttaatcagaaggttgctggtttgatccccacagccaccaccattgtgtccttgagcaaggcacttaactccaggttgttccggggggattgtccctgtaataatgctttgtataaaagcgtctgccaaatgcataaatgtacactcacctaaaggattattaggaacacctgttcaatttctcattaatgcaattatctaatcaaccaatcacatggcagttgcttcaatgcatttaggggtgtggtcctggtcaagacaatctcctgaactccaaaatgaatgtcagaatgggaaagaaaggtgatttaagcaattttgagcgtggcatggttgttggtgccagacaggccggtctgagtatttcacaatctgctcagttactgggattttcatgcacaaccatttctagggtttacaaagaatggtgtgaaaagggaaaaacatccagtatgcggcagtcctgtaggcgaaaatgccttgttgatgctagaggtcagaggagaatgggccgactgattcaagctgatagaagagcaactttgcctgaaataaccactcgttacaaccgaggtatgcagcaaagcatttgtgaagccacaacatgcacaaccttgaggcggatcggctacaacagcagaagaccccacagggtaccactcatctccactacaaataggaaaaagaggctacaatttgcaagagctcaccaaaattggacagttgaagactggaaaaatgttgcctggtctgatgagtctcgatttctgttgagacattcagatggtagagtcagaatttggcgtaaacagaatgagaacatggatccatcatgccttgttaccactgtgcaggctggtggtggtggtgtaatggtgtgggggatgttttcttggcacactttaggccccttagtgccaattgggcatcgtttaaatgccacggcctacctgagcattgtttctgaccatgtccatccctttatggccaccatgtacccatcctctgatggctacttccagcaggataatgcaccatgtcacaaagctcgaatcatttcaaattggtttcttgaacatgacaatgagttcactgtactaaaatggcccccacagtcaccagatctcaacccaatagagcatctttgggatgtggtggaacgggagcttcgtgccctggatgtgcatcccacaaatctccatcaactgcaagatgctatcctatcaatatgggccaacatttctaaagaatgctttcagcaccttgttgaatgaatgccatgtagaattaaggcagttctgaaggcgaaagggggtcaaacacagtattagtatggtgttcctaataatcctttaggtgagtgtaaatgtaAGTCATGAATCTGTTTCTTTCGTTCTTTCTGTCAACagcaggggcggatctagaaaaatatttatggggtggcgagaggggggcaggaatttttgaggggtggcaacatatggcagacttaaatatacttaatttaatcacgTTTATCACAGTTTGATGAGTAATAGTATGTACACACTAACAAAGGGCACAGGCTGCCATTTACAAACtcatacagacaaacttaatctcatgcaatcaatgtcttgcatttgaggtttcttgtgaaacagttcatattaggaataagtgaccatacaatgtgatctcacttAATAGGAGGTAGAAGTATGATTGAAGTAAGGGCATTATCACCGGAAAGGCATTAAGTCTCTTTTGCCGCTCTGGCGTCATCTCGTGCTGCATTCAGTGCAGTCGGACATTGGAGATTCGCGCTCGTAAATTGTCAAATTGAccataacttttaattatttgcGCCAACTGGGGTGGCAAGGTATTCTTTGAATATCTATGCCACCCCGGTAGATCTGCCCCTGGTCAACAGTAAAGAACAAGGAAGTGACTCAGTTTCATTTTCAATGATAAACTCGTTATTTTCTGCAGAAATTTGTCTATTATTACTTCATCTTCACTGTTTAAAATAAgagtgtttaatgtgtttgtgtaaaaacaatgtgaatatatatttctTCAGTTCATGTTTGTGTTGCACGAAACCAGAATTAATGACGTCACCAACAGATTAAAAACATCATTTATgaactcattaatattcatgaggaacGGTAGATAAATATAAAGTGTCATATTAAcctgttttgtgttattttaatttgtatagcttTAGTCAAACTGTTTTAGTTCATTTACAAACAGGTTGTGAATTTCAGGCATTCATCTCTTATTtcttaataatagttttaattctGAGACTCAAGTGAAGAAGATTTGATGTAAATGCAGGTTGTGAATTGTGGGATTGAGTGGATTTTAACAGGAGGTTAGGCAgctttaacataataataataataacacgtcTGTGTAAATGTGCATGAATTTATGACTTCTATAGAATTAAAGTTAATGAAGAATATTTCTACTCTTCTGTCTCAGTTGTTTCTGCAGCTGGTGAGCAAATATCTGTGTCAGTGAATGTGGGGGATTCGCTCACTCTACACACTGGATATATAAGAAAACAAGAAGACAAGATGAGATGGTATTTTAAAGACAAGCGTATAGCTCAAATCATTAGAAATATCAGTAAGATCTGCACTGATGAACATTGTGAtgagagattcagagacagactgCAGATGAACAATCAGACTGGAGATCTGAACATCACAAACATCAcaactgaacacactggaaattATCTACTACATGTTATCAGCTCTGACTTCAGTGAGAAGAACTTCAGTTTTACTGTCCAAACTGGTGAGtcttttaattaatgtttaaaaataaacttgctgctggaaaatccagtttAAACTGGTAACTGTGTTTTGGATCTGGTCTAAACTGTTCGACAATCTatcaaaaaccagcttgaccacctCGACCTGGTATGACAAGCTGGTAGCTGGTGTAGCACTTTTTATTCCAAGGAATCAAAAAACCTGACCAAGTTTCACGTTGGATAAAACACAACGAAAATCCCTCAGTGCtctctggcagcagtgcagttCCCAACGTACTCTTCAAAGTGTTTAGATAACATATGCAATTATATTTAAACGCTTTCTATGTTAATGTCTCTGTTATACTTCTCGCATAGGCCGCTAACAGGCTGGCTGTGTGCTGTCTGCATGGCAGAGAAGCTTTTGCTGTCACCTATCAATCAAGGCGGGATCAACTCTTGAACTGATGTTTTAATTGGTTCATAATAACTATATGCATTTATAATAGATTAACtaagttttaatattttattatattatatagatattttattatataataattatataatatattcatatttatttccatcatTTTTCTAGTGGGCTAAACCGGTCTAAGCTGGTCTGCAGCTAATGGACCAattaatgaccagcttggaccagctagaaaccagcagtcatgttccaaaacacagttcCCATCTTAAACTGGATTTTCCATCTAATCTCATttcaggaataatttacccaaaattaaattctattattattttctccccataATGCTCCAAACTCTTCTGACTTTCTTTAACGGagcacaaaatgaaaataaatcttcACACATCCTTTAGTCATATTATGAAGGTATAAAGTGACTCgctccataaaggacaaaaaacacaacaaaaccccAGTAAAAGATGACACGACTCGAGCAGTTTTAAGTAAAAAATCACTTTGTTTGATGAACAGACGGTGCCCAAATCAGATATGGTGTCCACGTCAATAACATCAACATGTTCTTACTCGTCTTGAAAACAAACTTCATGATTCAAGAATCATTGAGATTTGATGGTATTGACAGAGTCACCATATCTGAagctgaagtgttgttttgttccTCCCTAAAAAGATTgattgtgcatttgtgtttcaggtgtttcCGGGACTGATGTAATTAAGAAGGTGAAGGAGGGAGAGTCTGTCTCTTTAGATTCTGGTGTAACTGAAAAACTAAATGATTGGATCACATGGTATTTTAATGGTATTCGCATAGCTCAGATCAATGGGAATCCCAGTGAGGCCTGTACAGATGTGCAGTGTGATACTGTATATGAGAGATTGCGAGAACGATTGAAGCTGAATCATCAGACTGGATCTCTTACCATCATAAACACCAGAATCACAGACACTGGAGAATATCAACGAGAGATCACCAGCAGCAGCATCAGTCGTCGTCGCAGCAtcagcttcagcagcagaaagacCTTCAGTGTTACAGTCATTAGTGAGTGCAGTTTAGTTGTTTAATGTGTATTTAATTGATATCAGTGATTCAAACTGTAATGCAGGTGACTGaagaaatgttaaagggatagttacttaataatgataattctctcattatttactcaccctcaggatatcccagatgtgtatttctttct
This region of Xyrauchen texanus isolate HMW12.3.18 chromosome 48, RBS_HiC_50CHRs, whole genome shotgun sequence genomic DNA includes:
- the LOC127639407 gene encoding uncharacterized protein LOC127639407, with the translated sequence MERFFIALSLLLINVVSAAGEQISVSVNVGDSLTLHTGYIRKQEDKMRWYFKDKRIAQIIRNISKICTDEHCDERFRDRLQMNNQTGDLNITNITTEHTGNYLLHVISSDFSEKNFSFTVQTGVSGTDVIKKVKEGESVSLDSGVTEKLNDWITWYFNGIRIAQINGNPSEACTDVQCDTVYERLRERLKLNHQTGSLTIINTRITDTGEYQREITSSSISRRRSISFSSRKTFSVTVIKTGMSSGVIAGISVGVLLLAQLLLLV